One segment of Nodosilinea sp. PGN35 DNA contains the following:
- a CDS encoding 2-isopropylmalate synthase, with the protein MSNPPSPDRILIFDTTLRDGEQSPGATLNVEEKLVIAKQLARLGVDIIEAGFPFASPGDFEAVQKIAQEVGTETGPTICGLARATRGDIERAGEAIKPAARGRIHTFLATSDIHMQYKLRKSREEVLAIAPEMVAYAKTFTDDVEFSPEDAGRSDPEFLYQVLEAAIAAGATTVNIPDTVGYLTPAEFGDLIRGIKANVPNIDQAVISVHGHNDLGLAVANFLEAVKAGARQLECTINGIGERAGNAALEELVMAMHVRRSFYNPFLGRPADSEAPLTNIDTRQIYKTSRLVSNLTGMFVQPNKAIVGANAFAHESGIHQDGVLKNKLTYEIMDATSIGLTDNQIVLGKHSGRNAFRSRLQELGYELDDQALNRAFLRFKELADKKKEITDWDIESIVNDETQQAPEHFYLDLVQVSCGDSAKPTATVTIRTPDGQELMDAAIGTGPVDAVYKAINRVVDIPNQLIEFSVQSVTEGIDALGEVTIRIRHEDRVFSGHAANTDIVVASAHAYLHALNRLYTALQTGQAIHPQRETVTASL; encoded by the coding sequence ATGAGCAACCCGCCCAGCCCCGATCGCATTCTCATCTTCGACACCACTCTGCGGGACGGCGAACAGTCCCCCGGTGCGACCCTAAATGTGGAAGAAAAGCTGGTGATTGCGAAGCAGCTGGCCCGGCTGGGGGTCGATATCATTGAGGCTGGTTTTCCCTTTGCCAGCCCCGGCGACTTTGAGGCGGTACAAAAAATTGCTCAGGAAGTGGGCACCGAAACCGGCCCCACCATCTGCGGTCTGGCCCGCGCCACCAGGGGCGACATCGAGCGGGCCGGGGAGGCGATCAAGCCCGCCGCCCGGGGCCGCATCCACACGTTCCTTGCCACCTCCGACATCCACATGCAGTACAAGCTGCGCAAGAGCCGGGAAGAGGTGCTGGCGATCGCTCCCGAGATGGTGGCCTACGCCAAGACCTTCACCGACGATGTCGAGTTTTCCCCCGAGGATGCGGGCCGCTCTGACCCCGAGTTTTTGTACCAGGTGCTGGAGGCTGCGATCGCAGCAGGCGCTACCACCGTCAACATTCCCGACACCGTGGGCTACCTGACGCCCGCCGAGTTTGGCGACCTGATTCGCGGCATCAAGGCCAACGTGCCGAATATTGACCAGGCCGTCATTTCCGTCCACGGCCACAACGACCTGGGCCTGGCGGTGGCCAACTTCCTCGAGGCGGTAAAGGCCGGGGCGCGCCAGCTCGAGTGCACCATCAACGGCATCGGCGAGCGGGCGGGCAACGCCGCCCTCGAAGAACTGGTGATGGCCATGCATGTGCGCCGCAGCTTCTACAACCCCTTCCTCGGTCGCCCCGCCGACTCGGAAGCCCCCCTGACCAATATCGACACCCGCCAGATCTATAAAACCTCGCGCCTGGTCTCCAACCTGACCGGCATGTTCGTGCAGCCCAACAAGGCGATCGTCGGAGCCAACGCCTTTGCCCATGAGTCGGGCATCCATCAAGATGGCGTGCTCAAAAACAAGCTCACCTACGAGATCATGGACGCCACCTCCATCGGCCTCACCGACAACCAGATCGTGCTGGGCAAGCACTCGGGCCGCAACGCCTTTCGCAGCCGCCTGCAAGAGCTGGGCTACGAGCTCGACGACCAGGCCCTCAACCGCGCCTTTTTGCGGTTCAAAGAGCTGGCCGACAAGAAAAAAGAAATCACCGACTGGGATATTGAATCGATCGTCAACGACGAAACCCAGCAGGCCCCCGAGCACTTCTATCTCGACCTGGTGCAGGTGTCCTGCGGCGACAGCGCCAAGCCCACCGCCACCGTCACCATTCGCACCCCCGACGGCCAGGAGCTGATGGATGCGGCGATCGGCACCGGCCCGGTGGATGCGGTCTACAAGGCGATCAATCGGGTGGTCGATATTCCCAACCAGCTGATCGAGTTCTCGGTGCAGTCGGTGACCGAGGGCATCGATGCCCTCGGCGAAGTCACCATTCGCATTCGCCACGAAGACCGGGTATTCTCGGGCCATGCCGCCAACACCGACATTGTGGTGGCCTCGGCCCACGCCTACCTGCACGCCCTCAACCGGCTGTACACGGCGTTGCAGACCGGGCAGGCCATCCATCCCCAGCGAGAGACGGTGACGGCTTCGCTGTAA
- a CDS encoding trans-aconitate 2-methyltransferase, producing the protein MNESLKQKIQNDFDRIALHDQEGWDHNNHYHSFLLKQLPVQRQVTFDIGCGTGEFSRLLSKCFEKVIATDLSPNMIEVAKQRSRQFSNIDFQVADVMQWEPTAEQFDAIVSIATLHHLPVETLLPNLKAALKPGGRLIILDLLEYESWRDKLSDFVAVPLNWLFQAFRNSHIQQSPEAAAAMREHLRTDEYLTISQARRIYTRALRGAKVRKHLFWRYSVVWEKPTTA; encoded by the coding sequence ATGAATGAGAGCCTGAAACAGAAGATACAGAATGATTTTGATCGCATTGCTCTGCATGACCAAGAGGGATGGGATCACAATAATCACTATCACAGCTTCCTACTCAAGCAGTTGCCAGTTCAACGCCAAGTTACCTTTGATATTGGTTGTGGAACAGGTGAATTTTCGCGTCTTCTGTCGAAATGTTTTGAAAAGGTCATTGCGACTGACTTATCTCCCAATATGATCGAGGTTGCGAAGCAACGTTCAAGACAGTTCTCAAATATTGATTTTCAAGTTGCTGATGTCATGCAGTGGGAACCAACAGCCGAACAATTTGATGCGATCGTGTCTATCGCTACCCTCCATCATTTGCCAGTTGAAACCTTATTACCCAATCTCAAAGCTGCTTTGAAACCTGGGGGTAGATTGATAATTTTGGATTTGCTTGAATATGAGAGTTGGCGAGATAAGTTAAGCGATTTTGTTGCAGTTCCCTTAAATTGGCTATTTCAGGCGTTCAGGAATAGCCATATTCAGCAATCACCTGAAGCTGCCGCTGCAATGAGAGAACATCTCCGGACAGACGAGTACCTCACTATTTCCCAAGCACGACGAATTTACACAAGGGCATTGAGGGGAGCAAAAGTCAGGAAACATTTATTTTGGCGTTATTCAGTGGTTTGGGAGAAGCCAACAACGGCATAA
- a CDS encoding glycosyltransferase family 2 protein — METPIDLSIVVPAYNAETFLEPLFSSFLAMAGDFSRCEVIVVNDGSTDATPALVKQWIDRGQLPLRLVTTPGLGPGQAREIGARSAQAPWVALVDADEQFSPGWLRAALEFVEHPGEAVGCEGVVEICDRDQISLFTHQTQSLVPGRYLTANLILKRDRVRFYKGYGRRFYFREDSDLAFQLLADGEAIAHSPALRLYHPPLPAVWWKPLRLALRYQYDALLAYRFPRCYWAEVDVHLGIPHLRLLLLLLCSLLQIAGIGFLVKSWGSGDSVWLPLGLLAFSPFLSLAPVLLYVPPQQIRLTQIPPALLVHQLVPLLTLGAWVYGFWRHRGEPRYRPITAESSAASGGSKFPGGG; from the coding sequence ATGGAAACACCGATAGATCTATCCATTGTTGTGCCTGCCTACAATGCCGAGACCTTTTTAGAGCCGTTATTCTCCTCGTTTTTGGCCATGGCGGGCGACTTTAGTCGCTGCGAGGTAATTGTGGTCAACGATGGCTCGACGGATGCTACCCCTGCCCTGGTGAAGCAGTGGATCGACCGGGGGCAGTTGCCTCTGAGGTTAGTGACTACTCCTGGCCTTGGCCCAGGCCAGGCCCGCGAAATCGGTGCCCGCAGCGCCCAGGCTCCCTGGGTGGCCCTGGTGGATGCCGATGAGCAGTTTAGCCCCGGCTGGCTGCGGGCCGCCCTGGAGTTTGTAGAGCATCCTGGGGAGGCGGTGGGGTGCGAGGGCGTGGTGGAGATCTGCGATCGCGACCAAATTTCCCTCTTTACCCACCAGACCCAATCTTTGGTGCCGGGCCGCTACCTCACCGCCAACTTGATCCTAAAGCGCGATCGGGTGAGGTTCTACAAGGGGTACGGGCGACGGTTCTACTTTCGAGAAGACAGCGACCTGGCCTTTCAGCTGTTGGCCGATGGCGAGGCGATCGCCCACAGCCCCGCCCTGCGGCTCTACCATCCCCCCCTGCCTGCGGTCTGGTGGAAGCCCCTTCGCCTGGCCCTGCGCTACCAGTACGACGCCCTGCTCGCCTACCGTTTTCCCCGCTGCTACTGGGCCGAGGTGGATGTGCACCTGGGTATCCCCCACCTGAGGCTGCTGCTGCTGCTGCTGTGCAGTCTGCTCCAGATCGCTGGCATTGGGTTTTTGGTCAAATCCTGGGGATCGGGGGATTCGGTGTGGCTGCCCCTGGGCCTGCTTGCCTTTAGCCCGTTTCTATCGTTGGCCCCCGTGCTGCTCTACGTGCCGCCCCAACAGATTCGGCTCACCCAGATTCCCCCGGCGCTGCTGGTGCATCAGCTGGTGCCGCTGCTGACTCTGGGTGCCTGGGTCTACGGGTTCTGGCGGCATCGCGGCGAACCCCGCTATCGGCCCATTACGGCAGAGTCTTCGGCTGCAAGCGGCGGGTCAAAATTCCCTGGCGGGGGCTAA
- a CDS encoding YkvA family protein: MKVPFFSRLYNGLLKHPRYRWVVIGASLIYLVSPIDISPDLIPVVGWIDDGVVATLLATGITQVLLDRRQALKDQKTLAQDPNAALPADSENA; this comes from the coding sequence ATGAAAGTTCCGTTCTTTAGTCGTCTCTACAACGGTTTGCTCAAGCACCCCCGCTACCGCTGGGTGGTGATCGGGGCCTCGCTGATCTACCTGGTGAGCCCGATCGATATTTCCCCCGATCTAATTCCTGTCGTCGGCTGGATTGACGATGGCGTGGTGGCGACCCTGCTGGCCACCGGCATTACCCAGGTGCTACTCGATCGCCGCCAGGCCCTCAAAGACCAGAAAACTCTGGCCCAAGATCCCAACGCTGCCCTGCCCGCCGACTCTGAGAACGCCTGA
- a CDS encoding metal ABC transporter permease: protein MDWLLDPLSYDFMRQALVASLLVGILCPVVGTYLIVQRMAMLGDVVAHGVLPGLAIASFFNLPILLGAFTMGLFSTAVIAWIRTQSRITVDTAMAITFSTFFSLGITLLTVFRSRVSLEQLLFGDILSINASDVWQIVLITGLVLAGVVLFYKELLFFTFDPLGAEALGLPVNAINLGLMAGITLAIIAGIKTVGVILVVALMVGPAATAYLLVKELHWMMILGAVLGVLFGVVGMYGSYYLDIPSGPAIGLTVFGGFLLALLFSPRQGILTRRLQPKTLP from the coding sequence ATGGACTGGCTGCTCGACCCGCTCAGCTACGACTTTATGCGCCAGGCGCTAGTGGCCAGCCTGCTGGTGGGCATTCTCTGCCCCGTCGTGGGCACCTACCTGATCGTGCAGCGCATGGCCATGCTGGGGGATGTGGTGGCCCACGGGGTGCTGCCGGGCCTGGCGATCGCCAGCTTTTTCAACCTGCCCATTTTGCTGGGGGCCTTTACCATGGGCCTGTTCAGCACCGCCGTGATCGCCTGGATTCGCACCCAGTCGCGCATCACGGTCGATACGGCGATGGCGATCACCTTCTCCACCTTCTTTTCCCTGGGCATTACGCTGCTGACGGTGTTTCGCAGCCGCGTTTCCCTAGAGCAACTGCTGTTTGGCGACATTCTCAGTATCAACGCCAGCGATGTCTGGCAAATTGTCTTGATTACCGGGCTGGTGCTGGCCGGAGTGGTGCTCTTTTATAAAGAACTGCTGTTTTTTACCTTCGACCCCCTGGGGGCCGAGGCCCTGGGGCTGCCCGTCAACGCCATCAATCTGGGCCTGATGGCGGGCATTACCCTGGCGATTATTGCGGGCATCAAAACCGTGGGGGTAATTTTGGTGGTGGCGCTGATGGTTGGCCCCGCCGCTACGGCCTACCTACTGGTCAAAGAGCTGCACTGGATGATGATTTTAGGGGCCGTCCTGGGGGTGCTCTTTGGGGTGGTGGGCATGTACGGCAGCTACTACCTGGATATTCCGTCGGGGCCTGCGATCGGGCTGACGGTGTTTGGGGGTTTTCTGCTGGCCCTGCTGTTTAGCCCCCGCCAGGGAATTTTGACCCGCCGCTTGCAGCCGAAGACTCTGCCGTAA
- a CDS encoding YciI family protein — MTKYLISFPAPAMDIADEDMAAVGEASHAVIREAKRAGVYVFGGGINEDAAPLMVAADGTVTHETYPQTKNFNGGFCVLELPSRAAAVQWAAKLAKACRCSQELREFQYDPES; from the coding sequence ATGACGAAGTACCTGATCTCCTTCCCCGCACCGGCAATGGACATCGCCGACGAGGACATGGCTGCCGTCGGCGAAGCGTCCCACGCAGTCATCCGCGAGGCGAAGCGTGCTGGGGTCTACGTGTTCGGTGGTGGTATCAATGAAGACGCTGCCCCGCTGATGGTCGCCGCCGATGGCACCGTCACCCACGAGACCTACCCGCAGACTAAAAATTTCAACGGCGGCTTCTGTGTTCTAGAACTGCCGTCGCGTGCAGCCGCCGTCCAGTGGGCTGCAAAACTGGCCAAGGCCTGTAGATGCTCCCAAGAACTGCGCGAGTTTCAGTATGATCCGGAGAGCTGA